In Actinomycetota bacterium, the sequence CTGGCATGAATTACGTCTAAATACTGGCATGAATTACGTCGCCTGCGGTGACCATCACGTTCGCGGTGCCGTCATCGACGATCAACTGTCCGTTGTCATCAACATCAAGCACGAGTCCGTGGACGATTACTGAATCGGGCAGAGTGGCCTCGACCACCCGGCCGATCGACGCGCAGAGATCGCGATATTCGACAAACAACTGCGCGTCTTGCGCCCTCCAGCGCGCCAGACAGCGAGCAAAATTGCCGAGCACGGCGGCAAGCAAGGCTTCGCGTCCCGCGCTGCCGCCCTCAAGGGTGATCGACGTAGCAGTTGGAACGGGCAGCTCGGCCCGAGTCATCGAAACGTTCAACCCAATGCCCACGACAACGGCATCATCACCATGAGCCTCACTCAGAATCCCACCGAGCTTGCGAGAACTGTGATCGACGACCACGAGGTCATTGGGCCACTTCACCTCTGCCTGGACTCCAGTCACCGAGCGGATTGCATTTGCCGATGCGAGTCCGGCCAGCAGCGGCAGCCAGCTCCAACTTGAGCGAGGCATGTCTGCAGGGCGCACCAGAACTGACATCCAGAGCCCGGCACCGTGTGGGCTGACCCATTGTCGATCCAGCCGGCCCCGGCCTGCCGATTGGTGTTCGGCCACGATGCAGGAGCCCTCAACCGCGCCGGCCTCTGCAAGCCGCGCGACATCACTGTTCGTTGATTCAGTAGTGTCCAAGAGAGTAGGTATCGGGCCGGCCCAGCCTGCTGCCTGCAAGTCGGCAATCAAGGCGGGCATGTCCAGGGCAGTTCGCGCATCCGGATCGGTCACGCCACTAAGGTAACGCGCGAGGAGGCCCGATGAGCGCCGTAGCGAAGGACCAGAAGAGCATCGACAGTCACACCACCGCAGGCAAGGGAGCGGTGCTGGCTGACTACGAGGCTGAGACCGACGGCCGCCAGCAGGAGGCCATCACCAAGCAGCATGCTCGCGGAAAGCTGTCGGCCCTGGAGCGCATTGAAATGCTGCTCGATGAGCACTCCTTTCAGCAGGTCGACTCACTTACCCGCCACCGCTCGCATGACTTTGGACAGGAGAAGACGCGTCCGCTGGGCGACGCCGTCATCACCGGCTACGGCACTGTCGATGGTCGTCCGGTCTGCGTCTTCGCTCAGGATTTCTCCACCTTCGGTGGCTCCCTTGGTGAACTCGTCGGCGAGAAGATCGTCAAGGTGATGGATCTTGCACTCAAGACTGGCTGCCCAGTCATCGGTATGAACGACTCCGGTGGCGCGCGCATCCAGGAGGGCGTTGCATCACTGGCCATGTACGGCGAGATATTCAAGCGCAATGTCGCTGCATCCGGCGTCATCCCGCAGATCTCGATGATCATGGGACCAAGCGCTGGCGGCGCCGTCTACTCCCCCGCTATCACCGACTTCACGATCATGGTCGAGAAGACCTCGTACATGTTCATCACTGGTCCCGATGTCATCAAGACAGTGACCGGCGAAGAAGTGGCGATGGAGGCGCTCGGCGGTGCCCAGACGCACAACACCAAGTCCGGCGTCGCGCACCACATGTCTCCAAACGAAGAGGAGGCCATCGAGTACGTGCGCGCACTACTCGGCTTCTTGCCAAGCAACAACCTCGAAGAGGCCCCAGTCTTCGACACCGACGTCAGCCTTGAACTCAACGAAGATGACTACGAGCTCGATTCCCTTGTGCCCGATTCACCCAACCAGCCATATGACATGCACCGGGTCATTGGCCACATCCTCGACGATGGCGACTTCCTGGAGATCCAGGCTCTGTTCGCGCCAAACATCGTCTGCGGCTTTGGTCGAGTTGAAGGTCGTAGCGTCGGCATCGTTGCCAACCAGCCAATGCAGTTCGCTGGCACCCTGGATATCTCAGCCTCAGAGAAGGCGGCTCGTTTCATTCGCACCTGCGATGCCTTCAACATCCCAATCATCACCCTCACTGACACCCCTGGCTTCCTGCCCGGCACTCATCAGGAATGGGACGGCATCATCCGCCGCGGCGCCAAGCTCATCTACGCATACGCCGAGGCCACCGTTCCGATGATCAACGTCATCACCCGCAAGGCCTATGGCGGCGCCTACATCGTGATGTCGAGCAAGCACCTGGGCTCGGACATCAACCTGGCTTGGCCCACTGCGGAAATCGCAGTGATGGGCGCCGAAGGTGCTGCAAACATCCTGTACCGCAGGGAACTGGCTGAGGCCACCGATCCTGTCGCCAAGCGGGCGGAGTTGATCGAGGAATACAAGGAGACCCTGGCCAACCCCTACCGTGCTGCAGAACGCGGCTACATCGACCGTGTCATCCAGCCTCACGACACTCGAGTGGTGATCATCCGAGCCCTGCGCAACCTGCGCAATAAGCGCACCAACCGCGCACCGCGCAAGCACGGAAATATCCCGCTGTGACCTCCGAGCACCCAGATCCCAAGCGTCCGGTGCTTCGGGTCATCAGTGGCAATCCGACCGAAGAGGAACTGGCCGCAATCTTGGCCATCGTTTCCAGCCTTACTCCCGATGCCACACCACCACATCACTTTTCATTCTGGAACGACCTCAGCCGCGGCATCCACAGCACTCCACGGCCAAGTGCGACTGCTTGGCGCGCATCGACGATGCCTCAGTAAGGCGTGACCTCACTCGTACTGGCCTCGGCATCTCCTGCACGTCGGATGCTGCTGGCCAATGCTGGCGTGACTGCGCAGATTGAGGTCTCCACAGTCGATGAAGATGCACTGACCCAGACTCTTTCTCCGATTGCGCCCATCGATTTGTGTCTGGCCCTGGCCCAGGCCAAGGCCCGCGATGTTGCACAGCGATTCTCGGCCGAAGACAACGTCATCGTGCTCGGCTGTGACTCAGTGCTCGATGTCGACGGTGTTGCGCACGGCAAGCCTGGCTCAGCCGAAGCCGCCCGAGCCCGCTGGCAGCAGATGGCTGGCCGCAGCGCCTTCCTTCGGACCGGTCATTGGCTGATCCAACCCAGCACAGGCAAGGAGCTCGGCGAGGTGG encodes:
- a CDS encoding biotin--[acetyl-CoA-carboxylase] ligase, whose product is MTDPDARTALDMPALIADLQAAGWAGPIPTLLDTTESTNSDVARLAEAGAVEGSCIVAEHQSAGRGRLDRQWVSPHGAGLWMSVLVRPADMPRSSWSWLPLLAGLASANAIRSVTGVQAEVKWPNDLVVVDHSSRKLGGILSEAHGDDAVVVGIGLNVSMTRAELPVPTATSITLEGGSAGREALLAAVLGNFARCLARWRAQDAQLFVEYRDLCASIGRVVEATLPDSVIVHGLVLDVDDNGQLIVDDGTANVMVTAGDVIHASI
- a CDS encoding acyl-CoA carboxylase subunit epsilon; the encoded protein is MTSEHPDPKRPVLRVISGNPTEEELAAILAIVSSLTPDATPPHHFSFWNDLSRGIHSTPRPSATAWRASTMPQ
- a CDS encoding acyl-CoA carboxylase subunit beta — protein: MSAVAKDQKSIDSHTTAGKGAVLADYEAETDGRQQEAITKQHARGKLSALERIEMLLDEHSFQQVDSLTRHRSHDFGQEKTRPLGDAVITGYGTVDGRPVCVFAQDFSTFGGSLGELVGEKIVKVMDLALKTGCPVIGMNDSGGARIQEGVASLAMYGEIFKRNVAASGVIPQISMIMGPSAGGAVYSPAITDFTIMVEKTSYMFITGPDVIKTVTGEEVAMEALGGAQTHNTKSGVAHHMSPNEEEAIEYVRALLGFLPSNNLEEAPVFDTDVSLELNEDDYELDSLVPDSPNQPYDMHRVIGHILDDGDFLEIQALFAPNIVCGFGRVEGRSVGIVANQPMQFAGTLDISASEKAARFIRTCDAFNIPIITLTDTPGFLPGTHQEWDGIIRRGAKLIYAYAEATVPMINVITRKAYGGAYIVMSSKHLGSDINLAWPTAEIAVMGAEGAANILYRRELAEATDPVAKRAELIEEYKETLANPYRAAERGYIDRVIQPHDTRVVIIRALRNLRNKRTNRAPRKHGNIPL
- a CDS encoding nucleoside triphosphate pyrophosphatase, which translates into the protein MTSLVLASASPARRMLLANAGVTAQIEVSTVDEDALTQTLSPIAPIDLCLALAQAKARDVAQRFSAEDNVIVLGCDSVLDVDGVAHGKPGSAEAARARWQQMAGRSAFLRTGHWLIQPSTGKELGEVASTEVFHATPTSTEIEAYIASGEPLQVAGGFTLDALGGPFIERIIGDSSNVVGLSLPLLRLLLQQFEVTWTDLWVGLQPDGSTQD